From a region of the Syngnathoides biaculeatus isolate LvHL_M chromosome 2, ASM1980259v1, whole genome shotgun sequence genome:
- the LOC133513225 gene encoding specifically androgen-regulated gene protein-like yields MNHPQRLPCAMSTGDAWRGAIALTSLSNKESTGSYDSVISMNSDYSEDSMEHLSAEERACLMYLEQTIEACEVQEDSGLSNDEPDSTLLEKMDFSRLNLDSRTDQRSESVRTLLDGLPVEETPECGTLTEENVAEDCLLNPNCERSSTTASEASTEDLRPSGNLISGPRLQVPGSITACDIPLDTNSERLWLPPINNSPNFNTFITSELDLGLIPPPSDFMDNPGPDAKPGPELASMPDSEPDPEADGVKDRRQSRSGSISRPVSVDLNRLYQRALEKRPPISPPVKQKRTDKVPINAHRNLPALEPLVPAILHPEATEPKNPRIVAPLPESLSVNTSHQTQTPAPNSPIRNSDQQLFDHERIHLQALQKLGLLKGSGGDSDPAQSQELTPQTRKSWADLPYRSSQSLLSSSNLTSSAISVSDASPIPSTGFNTRARLLLSDREQFPVNNDLASSVNTQKKSPPLTPSDLVRQLTKVTGAQSRAAEPSGQRLSRPVDHQERVSVEQCLSHAVSPDFRRRASSHLAFQHSLDSQKQSQSQGVSVLICPRDENGVGRREALKKLGLIRD; encoded by the exons ATGAACCACCCCCAGCGTCTTCCCTGTGCAATGTCGACGGGTGACGCCTGGCGTGGCGCCATTGCCTTGACTTCCTTGAGCAATAAGGAGAGCACCGGAAGCTATGACAGCGTCATCAGCATGAACTCCGACTAT AGTGAGGACAGCATGGAGCACTTATCTGCTGAGGAGAGGGCTTGCCTCATGTATCTGGAGCAGACCATCGAGGCATGCGAGGTGCAGGAGGACAGCGGACTATCCAATGATGAACCAGATTCGACACTCCTAGAGAAAATGG atttttccagATTGAACCTTGATTCCAGAACGGACCAGCGATCTGAGTCCGTGCGCACACTGCTGGATGGTTTACCGGTAGAGGAGACGCCTGAGTGCGGAACATTAACGGAAGAAAATGTAGCCGAGGATTGCCTTTTGAATCCAAACTGTGAAAGGAGCTCCACCACTGCAAGTGAAGCCAGCACAGAAGATCTTAGACCTTCTGGGAATCTCATATCAGGACCCCGTCTTCAGGTTCCTGGCTCAATCACTGCTTGCGACATCCCACTAGATACAAACTCTGAGAGACTGTGGTTGCCGCCCATTAACAACTCTCCAAACTTCAATACTTTCATTACTTCGGAGCTAGATCTCGGTCTGATTCCCCCTCCATCTGACTTCATGGATAATCCCGGACCTGATGCAAAGCCCGGTCCTGAGCTTGCTTCAATGCCCGATTCAGAGCCTGATCCAGAGGCGGACGGTGTTAAAGACCGGCGTCAATCCAGAAGCGGCAGCATCAGCAGGCCAGTATCTGTTGACTTGAACCGGCTATACCAGAGAGCCTTAGAGAAGAGACCTCCAATTAGCCCCCCTGTTAAACAGAAGCGTACAGACAAGGTCCCGATCAACGCTCATCGGAATCTCCCTGCCTTGGAGCCTCTTGTCCCAGCGATCCTTCATCCTGAAGCCACAGAGCCCAAGAACCCACGCATTGTGGCCCCTTTGCCAGAAAGCCTTTCAGTCAACACGTCACACCAGACACAAACACCAGCACCTAATTCACCCATTAGGAACAGCGATCAACAACTCTTTGACCACGAGAGAATCCACCTTCAGGCGCTTCAGAAGCTTGGGCTGCTTAAAGGTTCTGGGGGCGATTCGGACCCCGCTCAAAGTCAAGAGCTTACGCCACAAACTCGAAAGTCATGGGCAGATCTTCCCTATCGAAGCAGTCAGTCACTTCTAAGTTCTTCCAATCTAACTTCATCAGCTATCTCCGTAAGCGATGCATCCCCTATTCCCTCCACTGGCTTCAATACCCGAGCCAGACTTCTTTTGTCGGATCGTGAACAATTTCCTGTGAACAATGATTTAGCGAGTTCAGTTAATACCCAGAAGAAATCCCCCCCTCTCACACCTTCGGACCTGGTCAGGCAGTTAACCAAGGTCACCGGTGCGCAATCACGTGCCGCGGAGCCCTCGGGCCAGCGCCTGAGCCGCCCCGTGGATCATCAGGAAAGAGTTAGCGTTGAGCAGTGCCTCAGTCACGCCGTTAGCCCGGACTTCCGGAGACGTGCCTCTTCCCACTTGGCCTTCCAGCACTCTCTGGACTCTCAGAAGCAGTCACAGTCGCAAGGTGTCAGTGTCCTGATCTGCCCTCGGGATGAAAATGGAGTGGGCCGCCGTGAAGCCCTGAAGAAACTTGGACTGATCAGGGACTAA